The genomic DNA AGTTGATCTTACAGTCGTAGTCGCTTAGTAGTTCCAACCAGCGCCTTTGTCTCATGTTGAGCTCCTTTTGAGTGAAGAAATACTTCAGGCTCTTGTGATCTGTGAAGATTTCGCAATGCTCTCCGTACAGGTAATGTCGCCATATCTTTAAAGCAAAGACTACTGCGGCTAGCTCAAGATCATGAGTTGGGTAATTACGTTCGTAGGTCTTCAATTGTCTTGAGGCGTAAGCGATAACCTTCCCTTATTGCATCAGCACGCAACCCAAGCCTTTAAGAGAGGCGTCgctataaattacaaatccaccAGTCCCTGATGGAAGAGTGAGAACTGGTGCGGTGACTAGCCGTCGCTTCAGCTCTTGGAAACTTCGCTCGCAATCCTCCGTCCACtggaatttttcattcttccttGTTAATCTGGTTAATGGTACCGCCAGCTTAGAAAATCCTTCTACAAACTTCCTGTAGTAGCCAGCAAGTCCTAAGAAACTTCGTACTTCATGGGCATTTGACGGCTGTACCCAATTGACTATCGCCTTCACTTTACTTGGATCCACTGCTATTCCATCCTTGGTGACAACGTGACCTAAGAAAGTCACATTGTCTAAccaaaattcacactttttgaaCTTCGCATAAAGTTGTTGCTTCATCAAGATGTCCAACACCATTCGCAAGTGCTCTTCATGTTCCTCCCTAGTCTTTGAATAGACTAAGATGTCGTCGATAAATACTACCACGCATAGGTCAACAAGTTCTCGAAATACTCGATTCATCATGTCCATAAATGCAGTTGGAGCATTAGTTAAACCGAAAGACATTACTAAGAATTCGTAATGTCCGTACCTTGTCCGAAACGCTGACTTTTGTACGTCCTCCTCCTGAATTTTGAGTTGATGATAACCGGAACGAAGGTCAATCTTAGAGAATACTTGCGACCCTTGGAGTTGATCGAAGAGATCATCAATCCTTGGGAGCGGGtatttattcttgattgtaacCTTATTCAATTCCCTATAGTCAATACATAATCGCATAGATCCATCATTCTTTTTCACAAATAGAACAGGTGCTCCCCATAGTGATACACTCGGATGAATAAAACCTTTGTCGAGTAGTTCTTGCAGTTGATCCTTAAGCTCCGCGAGTTCTCGTGGTGCCATTCGATAAGGAGCCTTGGATATGGGTGCGGTGCCTGGTAGTAGATCTATAGTGAATTCGATTTCTCTATTGGGAGGTATTCCCGGCAATTCATCCGGGAAAACGTCTGTAAATTCCCGTACAACGGGTATCTCTTCGACTTTTGCTTCTGCTTTCTCCTCTGTTACGCATGCCAAAAATCCTAAACAGCCTTTCTTAATTAATCGAGTTGCATGCAGTGCGGATATCAACTTAGGCGTGTTGATAGTTCGatctccataaaatttgaactcttcatcTCCCGACGGTCTAAATATTACCTCCTTATAGAAACAATCCACGCACACATGGTACATGGATAGCCAATCCATTCCTAAGATGACATCAAACCCGCTCATCTCGAATATTACAAGATTTGCTGGCATGACATGACCTTTAATTGGTACAGGACAACGTCTAACTACCGAGGTACATACGACTGTCTTTCCTACGGGGGTAGCCACTGATAAGCTTACATCTAATGATTCTAGCTTTAGGTTACTTGTTCTAGCAAAGGAGTATGACACAAATGAGTGCGTTGCTCCAGGATCAAAAAGAACGGAAGCTATACCATTAGAAATAGGGAGGGTACCTGCCACCACTTCATTGGACGCTGAAGCATCACCAGGCGTTAGAGCATAAACACGAGCAGTTGCATGGTTCTTCTGTTCGTCAAGGCGTTTCTGACCGCTTAGGTTGTTGGGAGGGACCTTGCAATCCCTTAGGATATGTCCAGGTTTCCCGCATCTGTAACATACCAGCTGCCCAAACAGACAGTTCCCGGCATGAGGCTTTCCACATTTCTGACATGGTGCACGGTGACCACCATTTCCGGGTTGACAGGGTTGTTGTGGTGTAAAATTTCTTTGTGGGGTTTGGTGAAATTGCTTCTTACTGGGTTGCTCTCCTGAGTGGTTCCATTGTGGaacatttctcttcctctggtGGAGATACCCCGAATTTGCATTTTGGTTGGAATACCCTGAATTTGCATTCTGGGTTTGCTCGATTATTGCAGCTTTGTTGATGAGGTCTGATAAGTTTCCAATCTGGAATCCTACCACAAGGTTCATAATGCGTGGTTGCAGTCCTCTTTCAAACTTCCTCGCTTCTAGCTCTCCAGTTGACACGAGATAAGGGGCAAATCGTGATAGTTCGATGAATTTGGCAGCATATCTCTCTACCGTCATTGACCCTTGAACTAGGTCCGTAAATTCTTGGGCCCTGGCTTGTCGAACTGTCTGAGGAAAGAATCGTtcataaaattctttcttgaattcttcccAGGGAATGGGATCCTCTTCCTTTAGTACTAGCCGGCTTCGTACTTGTGCCTCCTTGGTTTCCCACCACCGATTTGCTTGATCACTTAGGAGGTAAGTAGCATACCCAACCATCTTATTATCGGCGCAGTCCATCACCTTTAGCAGCTTTTCTGTTTGCAGAAACCAGTTTTCTGCAACTTCTGCACCCGCATTTCCTTCAAAGGTAGGGGGTTGCTGCCGACGAAATCTTTCGAATGTGCAACCTTGTTGTCCTTCGCTAGTGGATCCTTTCCCGCGTCGGGCCTTGTCTAGCAGGTTCATGAGAGTAGTTGCCAACGTTGTTACAGGGCTTGACTCATAATTGATGATAGTGTTGTCTCCATTTCCGGAGTTGTTGAACGCGGTATTGCCATCTTGGTTATTGTGAGGCGGGGACGCCATTTCTTCATAATCGATAATATAACAACCATTAAACAATTTAGACAATAATCTTGTATTATCTAGTAGTGACTACAATGACtgactctacttggccggaatgtgtcTTCCCATtaactcaaatttatttatttatttatttttttgaaaaaaaaaaagtctgcagaaccttataacctttgctttgataccaaaattgtaacatccccagcccgttaaggctgagtttgccacttttcttcttttacaaccaaaagttcttgcaaagatctataaggtctatcagagtacttgattttaaaggatacgataaatgtataaaacattgttcaagagattttattacaagcgaaattagaaaacattaaactttagttgcggaatatcatattattacaatcactgatatgaaaagactttgaaaattaataaatattctcatccccattccggcctcctattccagcgtcctttctacctgaaaacaagaaataaaactgaatgagcccaaagggggcccagcaagtaaaatccacaaccataaatagttttactccttgttctcagtttttaaaatcgttttcacaaataaatatacatccagccataataatacatgtatgtacagttgcatctcccgtaacatatacatattATTACGTCTATGaataaatcatcgtcataaatcatcattgtaaatcatcatagtatatcatcgttataaatcgtcattgtaaatcatcatagtatatcatttttgaaatcatatcattattttctcatattagggcccatgtacactgttacccctgtgtacgagggttgcgggtcctatgaccatggcactgaactgaggcctcagccatgccccgaccgtcaattaactctttttcttggtgcactcaacggtctgttgatggaataccaccttctggcatagcctccttcagtggttttgcctccatccgagtatcggtaccgaactcctctcatcttatcttggggccaaaaatactctcctccatacatgtaccctcatttcataaacatttaactcatttcttgtacttttctttgtacttcttttgatgcatcttagggcaacatgtaggagggtttatcatcattcttctttcttataatcattattatttctcaactttcttttctaaaaaatggaaacttttccaaatataaacttgtgtacttagaaagcatttaaagaaatagaaactttctaaataattcatttagaaatccttcatgcatgcaacatatctccattacaggtaaataaaataatcatttacagtttgatacaataatgaataaatagcatgacatgaagaaattttagaaggggtagtgaatttacttacttctagactgaagctaaaagtggtctgaaggatctagttgctccaatctgactaacaccactagtatatcttttgaaactaatttctcgagtctgttctctctcgtgttctttctttcttgcaacgctttgtctcgccctttctctctctatctcgtgtaaacacttagagaaagaagaaagaccgagtagaaaacggaagaaggaagaatatgtgaaAGAGAAGGGAGTGAAGTaatgaaatttgtgaagggtgaggactctatttataggaaaccatctccatctaccaatcttcatctataaaccttcatccactaatctccatctataattctccatctactagtacttatctataaatctccatctactagtatccatctataaatctccatctactgatactattatacctaccattgattattctaccttccattttactatcatattatttcaccaattaccattctctaattacagagagtggtaattagagaatggtaattggtgaaataataggatagtaaatggtaagaaaaattgtagatggataaatgtagatataatagtgttggtagatggaatagtaaaatgcaaggtagaatagtcaatggtaggtataatagtactAGTAGAATGGAGATTTATATATGGGTagtagtaggtgaagatttatagatggatactagtaggtgaagatttatagataagtactagtagatggagatttatagatggatactagtaggtgaagatttatagataagtactagtagatggagatttatagatggatactagtagatggagatttatagatggatactagtaggtggagatttatagataagtactagtagatggagaattatagatggagattagtggatgaaggtttgtagatgaagattggtagatggagatggtttcctataaatagagtcctcacccttcacaaatttcactactcctctcccttctcttccacatattcttcattcttcctttttctactcggtctttcttctttctgaaagtgtttacacgaaacagagagagaaagggcgagacaaagcgttgcaagaaagaaagaatacgagagagaacggacttgagaaattagtttgaaagatatactagtagtgttagtcagattggagcaactagatccttcagaccacttttagcttcagtttagaagtaagtaaattcactaccccttctaaaattacttcatgtcatgctatttatttattcttgtatcaaactgtaaatgattattttatttacctgtcatggatatatgttgcatgcatgaagcatttctaaaagaattatttagaaagtttctatttctttaaacgctttctaagtacaacaagtttatatttgaaaatgtttccattttaagaaaagaaagttgagaaataatgatgattataagaaagaagaatgatgataaacctcctacatgttgccctaagatgcatcaaaagaagtacaaagagaagtataagaaatgagttaaatgtttatgaaatgagggcacatgtatggaggagagtatttttggccccaagataagtaaggatgagaggagttcggtaccgatactcggatggaggcgaaaccattgaaggaggctatgccagaaggtggtattccatcaacatgaccattgagtgcaccaagaaaagagttaattaacggtcgggcatggctgaggccacagttcagtgccatggtcacaaggacccgcaactctcgtacacaggggtaatagtgtacatgggccctaatatgagaaaacgataatatgatttcaacgatgatatactatgatgattttcaatgatggtatactatgatgaatttcaacgatgatatactatgataattttcaatgatgatatactatgatgattttcaacgatgatatactatgttgatttataaagatgatttatagcgatgcattatgatgatgatgtaatagtacgtatatgctacggaagatacaaccgtacatacatgtattattattatggctggatgtatatttatttgagaaaacgattatcaaaactgagaacaaggagcaaaactatttatggttgtgaattttacttgctgggcccccttttgggctcattcagttttatttcttgttttcaggtagaaaggacgctggaatagaaggccggaattggggcgggaataattattaactttcaaagtcttttcatatcaattattgtcataatatgatttttcgcaactaaagtttaatgttttctaatttcgcttgtaataaaatcttttgaatgatgttttatatatttattgtatcctttaaaatcaaatactctgatagaccttatagatctttgcaagaacttttgttataaaagaagaaaagtggcaaactcagccttaacgggctggggatgttacacctCTATTCCTAAAGTTACATTTTTCCATCACAATAACCCAACTTTACTTACAAAACTTCTAACACAAGCATCTCGGGGTGGGCAAAATATCCGATTATTGCCTACTGACCGCTATCGACTGCTTACCGACTATACTGACTTCTGGTTGTCAGTAGtcgaaataaaaatttataacaacATTAGTAACTGAACCAAATCGAGCCAAAAATGACTTAACCGAAAATGTAATCGCCAAAGTATGGTAGGGAAATGTCCTAGCAATATTAAtaattcttatttaattttatctaTATTAGTGACAATTTGTAATAATCTAAGATAATGAATATGTTAAGGGTGCTTATAAACATGTCCAATGAACACTTGCTTAGCCCTAAAAAAACCATTTgggccacaaaaaaaaaataaataaaaacaatccaTTTGAGATTTGGCTCATAAAAATAGGCTTGGCCCAAAAAGAGATTTGGCCAATAAAAGTTAACCGACTTAATCGACCGACAATTAACCGAATTAACAGAAATTGCCAAAATTAATACATATCGGTATAAAGTCGATTAATTAACGGATTTAATCAACTTGATCGGTTCGGTAGGCGAAAATGGGTATACTGACACCAATTTAACTGATACCCTGTCCTGTACGCATGCATCTATGAAAATAAAACACTACATGAGCTAATATATGACTAAATCTCGTAAAGCACCCCAAATACTATAAGgttagaatatataaataaccttttttttttttaaaaaaaaaaaaaatggaactttaAAAACTTCCAAAAACCCTTCATTTCCCATTCTCTCTCTAGAGTTGCGAAGGTTGAAAGATTGCAAATAGAGAGTCAACACTTAATTAAGCCCCTTTACAACACAAAAAGTATTTCTTCGCATAACTTATGCACAAATTTCAgtcaacttacaaaaaaaaaaaaaaaaaaaaaaaaaaggaattataTTAATTGTGTGagataaaataaatttggtctcccacaaaagaaaataatgactTGGGGCATGTTTTGGTGTACGTTTAaggagcctaaaagtgcgtttaatattcaaaaagttcggttaaaaaaaaaagtatccatttgataaaaaattgaaagtgcttttaagagtcaaaaaagcaaaaagcaaaaaaaaaaaaaaaaaaaaaaggtcaaaacatatttttggctaaagcttagaaatgaagcttttggaaaaaaaaataataataaattttacttaaaaactctattttttaaacacaaattcaaacatgctctaagtcACTGCAAAATTTGAGACTACATCTACAAgtgtttttaagattttgtaaaaaaaaaaaaaaaaaacattttttgacttaaaatttttatttttcaaacacaatctcaaacatgctcttaatcgCTGCAAAATTTGAGACCCTCTACGAGCATATACCAGTACCTATGGACCTATGGTTcatgccaaatatatatatatatatattggctcaTTTACATTGATCGGGatcccaaccaaaaaaattctaatagaaTAATTAAGTACAAGTCCAATTCATTTTTAATATACACTCCATGGTATTTTACCGAAGATTGTCACCATACTCGCTGGTAACTCAGACTGTTAcacaaagccaaaaaaaaaaaaccaccattTTTGTACTTGTGAGTGTTGCCACCACCACACTTGTCTTATTGTGCTCATGTTGCGAAGGAGAGAGAAATCGAGAGAGGAATAGTTGAGAGTGAATAAGAAAGGAGAAAGATTGAGGAAGAGAGGGATGAATTCCATGGAGAAAAGCTAGTTCATGGTTGGAAGAGGACTAATAACTTAGCTATTAGTATAGTGAAGTAAGACCCCAGTAGGTTGGCCTAGTGGTGCAGGTCTCAATTTTCGGTGGTGAAAGTCTATTAAGGCTGAAATTTGAATTCTCATATGTGTTACTAATTCTTTGGGGCCACGCAGTCCAGTCTTATTTGGTCCGTGTGATGGATGTGCTTTGCACGGATCCAAAGTTTAGACCCAATTGAATATATAACTCAATATCTTATCCTTCAATTCACTACTTTTACTATAGCCCCGATGATGGTATATATTGTTAAAGTATATCTTGgagttcaagaataatagtcacagtTAAAAACTATTATTGACTTATAGTTGAAAAATATCACTAAGTCACACTTAAAGACTATCGTTGAAATCTAGCTATAATTAAAGATTATCAtctaactaatttatttagacTAGAATTTTATTCGTAtccaacatgattctcctataaataagaacacgttatattataaatattaatgCAGCTTTAGGGCTTGATCTTGTAGATGTATGTCATAAACGAAACCACTATTTTATTAATTCctcattgttattttttttcaggTATAGGCTTGGTCCATGTGGTATGTCCGAGAATAATCTAACTCATTACTTATTAGGCCTTTATAGTAATTACAAAAAGGCCTCAAATCCATCATAAGAGATCAATAGGTGTTTTGGATGCCCATACAGCCACGCCCCTTTCTATCGTGGGCTATGGAAAGACCCATCACGTCTCAAATGTCTTTGTGTTTTTTGGGTTGCTTGCCTTTATCCCAATTGTGACGTACGctataaacattaatttgtGACGTATGGCCCATTCTTATAGCATGCAAAAATGCTTATTTGGTTTCTTCATGGAGTTAAATATGTCTGGTTCTCCAACATTCATATCGTAAGGGAATACTTTATCAATGATTCACCAAGGCCTCAAtcatgacgtgtcaaattgtcTCCATACAAGACATTTGAAGAATGAAACGTCGCGTTGAAATCATAGGCAGATAAAATCGaatcaaacccaaaattttGTCCACAAATTTTGTCACATCCAGCCAAATATTGATAAGAGAAAGTTGTATTACAACCTCACCTCAGTACATTGAACCTaccgaaaaaagaaaacaaatttaaaataaaaaactgaaaccAACGGGACATGTTGGGGAAAGAAAGGGACAGAAGAAAAGATGTTTATCTTACAATATAATCGGAACGATAAACGAGTCGAGTTCGGACACTATACTTGTAATGGAGCGGAACCTAGATACGTTTACAAatagctttatttatttacagcTCGGGTAAGATATAATCAAAGTTGGGAGAGGATGCTAATCATGGATGGGCGTGGACTACAGACAGCCTCCAAAGGCTCAGCCTTTGCCAGAACAAATCCTAAGCCTTGGCTCATGTCCACCATCTCCTTTCCAACCCTTTCCCAATCAAAGCACTGAATGAGAGTACCCAATGTCAATGACATTGTCCGCATGGCCATGCCGGCGCCGGGGCACGCCCTCCTCCCCGTTCCGAACGGAATGAATTTGAACCTCTCTTTTTCTCCGTTGAACGCTTCAAATCTCTCTGGCTTGAACCTGTTGGGCTCCTCCCACACCTTGGGATCCCTATGAATGCCCCATGCATTCACCAACAAAATCGTCCCTCCTGGAATATGAAATCCCCCCAAAGTGCAGTCTTTTGAGGAGAAATGAGGCAACAAAAGTGGCACTGCAGGATATAGTCTGAGTGCCTCATTGATGACACAGCGAAGATAGGGAAGCTTGGGAAGATCAAGGTCATTTAGCAAACGACCATGCCCAACTTGGTTGTCAATCTCAGCTCTAACCTTTTCCAATGCCTCTGGACGATTCAAGAGTAGTGACATTGCCCATTCCATGGTTGTGTATGTTGTATCTGTTCCCGCAACAAACATCGTCTGAAACATATTAAATGTTAAATTATTCgttgttataaaaatttaagtttataaaaagaagtaaatttaattacttaattaatattttaatactctccCTCATGTGTAggttcaaactcccttttaataggtaaaacttaacacgtaaaatatttaatttaaatgaggggcAAATTGACATAGTCAAAATTCGATTTCGGTCAGGACCTTTGACTCTAATGCCATGTTAAATTAACAAAtgttctaaaagtttaaacttacaagaataagtaaatttaatcacttaatcaatattttaacattaaatACTCTAGTGGTGTTGGAATAAATTTTGAGGTCCAGACTGAAATATGTTGGAATATTTGCCTACCTATAGGAGCTGTAATgaattgaatttaataaattgagtgGTACAAATTTTATAgtaacagggaaaaaaaaaaacactcctaGAAAATTACACTAAATAGTATGATTAAAGGTGTCATGTAATTGCTGAGATCATGTGGGACTTTTCATGAGCATCCTGTTCTGCTACAGAGCTGGATAGTTGCTttgggtaaaaacaaaaaaaaaaaaaatgatgtaaaaaACACAGTGAAGACAAGACGTACAGAAGGTAGTCAAAaacccatttcaaaaaaaaaaaagagtagtcAAAACCACCATTATGAAGCAAAAATGGGAAAGATTTATATGATCACTTACCATTACCATGCTTTTTATGACATTATCAGAACAGAGTTCAGGTTCTGATTCATGAAGAGACAAAAGAGTTTCAATCAGAgttttcttattcaacaaactCGCTTTGTTTTGCTTAATCTCTTCTATCAAAAGCCTGAAGCATCTGTCTCTCTTCCTCTGCAGCCTGATCATACTCTTCTCCAACCCATTGTAACCAACCCACCTCAAAACTGGAAAGAAATCACATATATTAATTGACAAGTTTGCAGAGTAATTCT from Corylus avellana chromosome ca6, CavTom2PMs-1.0 includes the following:
- the LOC132185099 gene encoding uncharacterized protein LOC132185099; its protein translation is MASPPHNNQDGNTAFNNSGNGDNTIINYESSPVTTLATTLMNLLDKARRGKGSTSEGQQGCTFERFRRQQPPTFEGNAGAEVAENWFLQTEKLLKVMDCADNKMVGYATYLLSDQANRWWETKEAQVRSRLVLKEEDPIPWEEFKKEFYERFFPQTVRQARAQEFTDLVQGSMTVERYAAKFIELSRFAPYLVSTGELEARKFERGLQPRIMNLVVGFQIGNLSDLINKAAIIEQTQNANSGYSNQNANSGYLHQRKRNVPQWNHSGEQPSKKQFHQTPQRNFTPQQPCQPGNGGHRAPCQKCGKPHAGNCLFGQLVCYRCGKPGHILRDCKVPPNNLSGQKRLDEQKNHATARVYALTPGDASASNEVVAEQVT
- the LOC132184877 gene encoding cytochrome P450 81C13-like → MADGRWDYLFAACFVMENFYSYLAFFLSVFFIIIIKLVNSHNQKLPPAPFSLPIIGHAQLLKQRLYQTLDTLSLQYGPILYLKLGSRSILVLSSPSLVEECFTKNDIIFANRPHTMAGDHFTYNSTAPVWAPYGHMWRNLRRILAVEIFSQMNLQKSSVVRQEEVHSLLRQIYRASNRGPQRLELRYLFSLLMFNIMMRMVAGKPCVGEEAAASMDLGKQNLKEFKENYSANLSINICDFFPVLRWVGYNGLEKSMIRLQRKRDRCFRLLIEEIKQNKASLLNKKTLIETLLSLHESEPELCSDNVIKSMVMTMFVAGTDTTYTTMEWAMSLLLNRPEALEKVRAEIDNQVGHGRLLNDLDLPKLPYLRCVINEALRLYPAVPLLLPHFSSKDCTLGGFHIPGGTILLVNAWGIHRDPKVWEEPNRFKPERFEAFNGEKERFKFIPFGTGRRACPGAGMAMRTMSLTLGTLIQCFDWERVGKEMVDMSQGLGFVLAKAEPLEAVCSPRPSMISILSQL